Proteins encoded together in one Chromatiales bacterium window:
- a CDS encoding DUF262 domain-containing protein, which produces MASVKAEPGHKKYDDLIDEMKEGQIQIPKFQRDLVWSIDKTADLLDSILKGYPIGTFILWEPKERFDQVKKIGDWSLPEIPEGKSVNYVLDGQQRIVSLYAVYQGKSITKSGKKTATDYKKIVVNLDKDALASDAKIVTAKRVKGKRSISLHKVLKFDITKPEKLEENVSPDEIGMIAQYQKKIENYLFSIIFLKQADIDLAVEVFNRINTTGKQLTPFEIMSAKTYDEGRGFDMQDRWDKLVKKENEYGLKDYNGISNMVILYLLSLLISPSTECKAKTIYSLKKDDIIDKWDAVIDALKCAIGDFQSYYKIPVSRILPYDYLLVPFAYFFHKNENQQPNYQQRKWLDQYFWSAALSGRYSGPVQTNLAQDVRDIQKILHDNYPEIRYKDNIRIAPQTLIETQFNKSSSYCKAVLCLLASKEPHNFDRSGKVILDNSFLQQSNSKNDHHFFPKAALKSKGISNENSLMNITLISDDLNKNVIGSKWPSNYIAGFKEENTEIDSILETHFIKQNGFGIENDDYKTFLEARAKLISAALKSKIDSD; this is translated from the coding sequence ATGGCTTCTGTAAAAGCTGAGCCTGGCCACAAAAAGTATGATGATTTGATTGACGAGATGAAAGAAGGTCAGATTCAAATCCCAAAATTTCAACGCGACCTTGTTTGGAGCATAGACAAAACTGCTGATTTATTGGATAGTATCCTAAAAGGATACCCAATTGGAACATTCATTCTCTGGGAGCCGAAGGAGAGATTCGATCAGGTGAAAAAGATCGGTGATTGGTCGCTCCCAGAAATACCGGAAGGTAAAAGCGTGAATTATGTGTTAGATGGACAACAACGAATTGTTTCGCTTTATGCTGTTTATCAAGGTAAGAGCATTACAAAGTCTGGCAAAAAAACAGCAACTGATTATAAAAAAATCGTGGTTAATCTTGATAAGGATGCACTGGCGAGCGATGCAAAGATAGTAACCGCCAAGAGAGTCAAAGGAAAGAGAAGTATTTCGCTTCACAAAGTTCTAAAATTTGATATTACTAAACCTGAAAAACTAGAGGAGAATGTCAGTCCCGATGAGATAGGTATGATAGCCCAGTACCAAAAAAAAATTGAGAATTATCTATTTTCTATTATATTCCTCAAACAAGCAGATATTGACTTAGCTGTAGAAGTTTTCAATCGTATCAACACAACTGGTAAACAGCTAACACCTTTTGAAATTATGTCAGCAAAAACTTACGATGAAGGACGGGGATTTGATATGCAGGACAGATGGGATAAGCTAGTTAAGAAGGAGAATGAGTATGGATTAAAAGATTACAACGGAATATCAAACATGGTTATTTTATATTTATTATCTCTGCTAATTAGTCCTAGCACAGAATGTAAAGCTAAGACTATCTATTCGCTGAAAAAGGATGATATTATTGATAAATGGGATGCTGTAATAGATGCCCTAAAATGTGCCATAGGAGATTTCCAATCATATTATAAAATTCCAGTATCTCGTATACTACCCTATGATTATTTACTAGTACCTTTTGCTTACTTTTTTCACAAAAACGAAAATCAACAACCGAATTATCAACAAAGAAAATGGCTTGACCAATATTTTTGGTCCGCTGCTTTATCAGGTCGTTATTCAGGTCCTGTACAAACAAATTTAGCACAAGATGTTAGAGATATTCAAAAAATTTTGCATGACAATTATCCTGAAATTAGATACAAAGATAACATTCGAATAGCTCCACAGACACTCATAGAAACCCAATTCAATAAATCAAGCAGTTATTGCAAAGCGGTACTTTGTCTGTTGGCATCTAAAGAACCGCATAACTTCGATCGTAGTGGCAAAGTGATTCTTGATAATTCATTTCTTCAACAGTCCAACAGTAAAAATGATCATCATTTTTTCCCTAAGGCTGCCTTAAAAAGCAAAGGTATTTCCAATGAGAATAGCCTAATGAATATTACACTTATTAGCGATGACCTCAATAAAAATGTAATTGGCTCAAAATGGCCGTCCAATTATATTGCTGGATTTAAAGAGGAAAACACTGAGATAGATAGTATTTTGGAGACTCACTTCATAAAACAAAATGGTTTTGGAATTGAAAATGATGATTATAAGACTTTCTTAGAAGCTAGAGCAAAACTAATATCTGCGGCATTGAAATCTAAAATTGACTCTGATTAG
- the pmbA gene encoding metalloprotease PmbA translates to MTTKTPQHLKEIVADILERAQRSGATAAEVSASTSQNLSVAVRMGDIDTLEHGRDQGLCLTVYLGNRTGTAEASGFAPADIAKLVTEAINIAKYTGEDSYAGLADATDMAVEIPDLQLYHPWTIDTADAIELVGECEAIARAEPLIVNSEGAQLSTTQSTYCYGNTHNFNAAYQGTRHSISCSVVAGRNGAMQRDMWFDNRRNAQHLQSIEVIGRLAAQRAIQRLDASKVHSCKVPVLFTPETAISLIGHFTSAISGGALYKGTSFLPDTLNTRVFPEFVQLVEQPRQPGGLYSAPFDDEGVATRDQVIVANGVVKNYILDSYAARRLAMQTTANGGGLRNVTVDGGHQSFEGLVKEMNKGLVVTELIGMGVNQITGDYSRGASGFWVENGKIDHPVEEITIADNLRKMYANIVALGNDTDERHNIRCGSILIGEMAISGI, encoded by the coding sequence ATAACAACTAAAACGCCACAACATCTTAAAGAAATAGTAGCCGATATTTTAGAACGAGCACAACGAAGTGGTGCAACTGCAGCAGAAGTTTCGGCATCAACCAGTCAAAACCTATCTGTCGCAGTACGTATGGGAGACATAGATACCCTAGAACACGGTCGCGACCAAGGCCTATGCTTAACCGTTTACTTAGGGAATCGCACCGGCACTGCCGAAGCTAGCGGCTTCGCACCTGCAGATATTGCAAAGCTCGTCACAGAAGCCATCAACATAGCAAAATATACTGGCGAGGATAGCTATGCAGGACTTGCGGACGCAACTGATATGGCTGTTGAGATACCCGATTTACAGCTCTACCATCCGTGGACTATAGATACCGCCGATGCCATTGAACTCGTCGGCGAATGTGAAGCCATTGCTCGCGCCGAGCCTTTGATAGTCAATTCCGAAGGCGCACAGCTATCAACCACCCAGAGCACTTATTGCTATGGCAACACCCACAATTTCAATGCTGCGTATCAAGGCACTCGGCACAGTATCTCGTGTTCGGTGGTCGCAGGACGCAATGGAGCTATGCAACGCGACATGTGGTTTGATAATCGACGCAATGCACAACATTTACAATCAATAGAAGTGATCGGCCGACTTGCAGCGCAACGCGCCATACAGCGACTAGATGCAAGCAAAGTGCATAGCTGCAAAGTCCCAGTGTTGTTTACCCCTGAAACCGCAATCTCACTAATCGGACATTTCACCTCCGCAATCAGCGGCGGAGCATTATATAAAGGGACTTCGTTTTTACCTGATACTCTGAACACCAGAGTATTTCCTGAGTTCGTGCAGCTAGTGGAACAACCACGCCAACCAGGTGGCCTGTACAGTGCGCCTTTCGACGATGAAGGTGTTGCCACCCGAGATCAGGTTATCGTCGCTAACGGTGTCGTTAAAAACTACATATTAGACAGCTACGCAGCGCGTCGCCTAGCCATGCAAACCACCGCTAACGGCGGCGGATTAAGAAATGTAACTGTAGACGGCGGGCATCAAAGTTTTGAAGGATTAGTCAAAGAAATGAACAAAGGCTTAGTCGTCACCGAACTCATCGGCATGGGAGTCAACCAAATCACGGGTGATTATTCAAGGGGAGCCTCAGGCTTTTGGGTAGAAAACGGGAAAATAGATCATCCGGTAGAGGAGATCACCATTGCCGATAACCTGCGCAAAATGTATGCTAATATCGTTGCACTAGGCAACGACACCGACGAACGACACAACATCCGTTGTGGATCTATACTCATCGGTGAAATGGCAATATCGGGAATCTAA
- the tldD gene encoding metalloprotease TldD — MEQALDIAKQDLLAPAEIDEHHLQKVLSSLMVPGVDQAELYFQHGRREAWSLEDGIVKEGDFSLDRGVGVRAVSGEKTGFAYANEIVMPSLTAASQTVRYIARSGNVGALQSWKSDNIQKLYGSDDPLASMQAQDKTDLLYTIDAQARQADPRIKQVIASLLASYDVVLVVSSDGTWAADIRPLVRLNVAVVVADKDKRESGYAGAGGRFSYPELLATHKPEVIVGEAVRLALLNLEAVAAPAGEMVVVLGPGWPGVLLHEAIGHGLEGDFCRKGTSAFSNRIGERVATTEVTVVDDGTLSGRRGSLNIDDEGTATQCTTLIEKGILKTYMQDKTNARLMNTKPTGNGRRQSYAHLPMPRMTNTYMLNGQHSADEIIGSVDKGIYAVNFGGGQVDITSGKFVFSASEAYRIENGRVGAPLKGISLIGHGPDILTKVTMVGNDTKLDDGVGSCGKHGQLVPVGVGQPTLRVDGMTVGGTDI; from the coding sequence ATGGAACAAGCACTTGATATCGCAAAACAAGATTTACTCGCCCCAGCCGAAATAGACGAACACCATTTGCAAAAAGTTTTATCCTCATTGATGGTGCCGGGGGTTGACCAAGCAGAGCTCTATTTTCAGCACGGACGCAGAGAGGCATGGTCTTTAGAGGACGGTATCGTTAAAGAAGGCGACTTTAGTCTGGATAGAGGTGTAGGCGTACGAGCAGTCAGCGGTGAGAAGACTGGCTTTGCTTATGCCAACGAAATTGTTATGCCGTCTTTAACCGCAGCGAGTCAAACAGTACGATACATTGCGCGCTCTGGTAATGTCGGTGCACTGCAAAGCTGGAAATCTGACAATATCCAAAAACTCTACGGTTCTGACGACCCGCTGGCGAGTATGCAAGCGCAAGACAAAACTGATTTGCTTTATACGATAGACGCACAGGCTCGACAAGCAGACCCACGCATCAAGCAAGTCATAGCCTCTTTGCTAGCCAGCTACGATGTGGTATTGGTCGTATCATCGGACGGCACTTGGGCTGCTGATATAAGACCGCTAGTGCGTCTTAATGTTGCGGTGGTGGTAGCAGATAAAGATAAAAGAGAATCCGGCTATGCCGGTGCTGGTGGTCGTTTTAGCTACCCAGAATTATTGGCTACACACAAACCTGAGGTCATCGTTGGCGAAGCGGTGAGACTGGCACTGCTCAACTTGGAGGCAGTAGCCGCTCCGGCTGGTGAGATGGTTGTCGTCTTAGGTCCAGGCTGGCCGGGCGTACTATTACACGAAGCAATCGGTCATGGATTAGAAGGAGATTTTTGTCGCAAAGGGACTTCGGCATTTTCAAATCGCATCGGCGAGCGCGTTGCAACCACTGAGGTGACAGTCGTTGACGACGGCACGCTTAGCGGGCGACGTGGCTCTTTGAACATAGACGACGAAGGTACCGCGACACAATGCACCACACTGATAGAAAAAGGCATACTCAAAACTTACATGCAGGATAAAACTAATGCTCGCTTGATGAACACCAAACCGACTGGCAATGGGCGAAGGCAATCGTATGCGCATTTGCCGATGCCGAGAATGACGAACACTTACATGCTCAACGGACAACATAGTGCGGACGAGATTATAGGTTCAGTAGACAAAGGTATCTATGCAGTTAATTTCGGCGGTGGACAGGTAGATATTACTTCCGGTAAATTTGTCTTTTCGGCAAGCGAAGCCTACCGCATAGAAAACGGTCGCGTCGGTGCACCGCTCAAAGGTATCTCGTTGATCGGACACGGGCCTGATATCTTGACTAAGGTCACGATGGTCGGCAATGATACGAAACTAGATGACGGAGTCGGTTCTTGCGGCAAGCACGGACAATTAGTGCCAGTCGGTGTGGGTCAACCGACATTACGCGTAGACGGTATGACAGTCGGAGGAACCGATATTTGA
- the carB gene encoding carbamoyl-phosphate synthase large subunit has protein sequence MPKRSDLSDVLIIGAGPIVIGQACEFDYSGVQACKALREEGYRVILVNSNPATIMTDPDTADTIYIEPIEWRTLAKIIEKEKPDAVLPTMGGQTALNCAIDLKREGVLDKFGVQLIGASSDAIRKAEDRQLFRKAMEQIGLQSARSVIVKNWQQAQTAMQQLGFPIVLRPSYTLGGSGGGIAYNEVDFESLVKRGLALSPIGEVLLEESLLGWKEFEIEVVRDCSDNCIVICSIENFDPMGVHTGDSITVAPAQTLTDKEYQKMRNASISVLREIGVDTGGANVQFAVNPENGCMVVIEMNPRVSRSSALASKATGFPIAKVAAKLAVGYSLDELRNEITGDAMPASFEPTIDYVVTKIPRFDFNKFPQASNHLTTQMKSVGEAMAIGRTFKESLQKALSSLELGYAGLASLQEENADTDALLQCLQVATSERIHLIAAALRANINIDRIFALTAIDRWFLHQIAEIVDTERKIKEGTLSISDRQCLLELKQQGFADAHIAKLLAVREHEVYEQRQSFNLNASYKRVDSCAAEFDTKTAYLYSCYDKECEAQPSAKQKIIILGGGPNRIGQGIEFDYCCVHASFALREVGYETIMINCNPETVSTDYDISDRLYFEPLDFEHVMEVIKTESRNGDLKGVVVQYGGQTPLNLTQSLADAGVPIIGSSADTIALAEDRKLFQQLIQQLGLKQPPSGVALTESEALDIAARIGYPIIVRPSFVLGGRAMKIVYDEAELKHYMLEATQVSKDKPVLIDHFLSDAIEVDVDAICDGQNVLVGGIMQHIEQAGVHSGDSACSIPPYSLPIAVQSELTRQMKVIALALNIKGLMNAQFAIKGDAVYVIEVNPRASRTVPFVSKAIGLPLAKIAARCMVDIDLKEQGFVENDEGVYVVKQSAPSSFRFAVKEAVFPFNKFVGVDPILGPEMRSTGEVMGSGKSFGEAYAKAQLAAGNKLPRSGTVMISVRDADKKAVLEIAQSLIVKGFELAATHGTQRALTDAGIVCRPVYKVIEGLRPNVVDLIEQGQVSLVINTTEGRQAITDSLTIRSSAVQNRVCYTTTIAGACAIVEALEAADYDVYSL, from the coding sequence ATGCCTAAGCGCAGCGATTTATCGGATGTTCTAATTATTGGTGCCGGTCCTATAGTGATTGGTCAGGCTTGCGAGTTTGATTATTCTGGTGTGCAAGCATGCAAGGCTTTGCGCGAAGAGGGTTATCGTGTGATCTTGGTCAACTCTAATCCGGCAACAATTATGACCGACCCTGATACCGCCGACACTATCTATATAGAGCCTATAGAGTGGCGCACACTTGCAAAAATTATAGAAAAAGAAAAACCTGATGCCGTATTGCCGACTATGGGTGGTCAAACGGCATTGAATTGCGCAATTGACCTCAAGCGTGAAGGTGTGTTGGATAAATTCGGTGTGCAGTTAATTGGTGCTTCGTCGGATGCTATCCGCAAGGCTGAGGATCGTCAGTTATTTCGCAAGGCGATGGAACAGATCGGTTTGCAGAGTGCGCGCTCGGTTATAGTCAAGAATTGGCAACAGGCGCAAACAGCAATGCAGCAGTTGGGTTTCCCAATCGTGCTTAGACCTTCATACACCTTAGGCGGTAGCGGTGGAGGTATCGCTTACAACGAAGTAGACTTTGAAAGTTTAGTCAAGCGCGGTTTAGCTTTGTCGCCTATTGGCGAGGTTTTGTTGGAAGAGTCGCTACTGGGTTGGAAGGAATTTGAAATAGAAGTGGTGCGCGACTGCAGTGATAATTGCATCGTCATTTGTTCTATCGAGAACTTCGATCCTATGGGAGTGCATACCGGTGACTCGATCACGGTAGCACCTGCACAAACCCTTACCGACAAAGAGTATCAAAAGATGCGCAATGCCTCTATTTCGGTGTTGCGTGAGATAGGTGTGGATACTGGGGGGGCAAATGTGCAGTTTGCAGTTAATCCCGAAAACGGTTGTATGGTAGTCATAGAAATGAACCCGCGTGTGTCGCGCTCCTCGGCGCTAGCGTCGAAGGCGACTGGCTTCCCGATTGCTAAGGTAGCTGCAAAGTTGGCGGTTGGTTATAGTTTGGACGAACTACGGAATGAGATTACCGGCGATGCAATGCCGGCATCCTTTGAACCAACGATAGATTATGTGGTCACTAAGATACCGCGCTTTGACTTTAATAAGTTTCCTCAAGCCTCCAATCATCTTACCACGCAGATGAAATCAGTCGGCGAAGCGATGGCCATTGGTCGGACATTTAAGGAATCCCTGCAAAAAGCGTTGAGTAGTTTGGAGTTGGGGTATGCTGGGCTTGCTTCGCTACAAGAAGAAAACGCAGATACTGATGCGCTCTTGCAATGTTTACAGGTTGCGACCTCCGAGCGTATACATTTGATCGCCGCTGCCCTGAGGGCAAATATTAATATAGATCGAATCTTTGCGCTGACCGCGATAGACCGGTGGTTTCTACATCAGATAGCAGAGATTGTTGACACTGAAAGAAAAATTAAAGAGGGTACATTGTCTATTTCGGATCGCCAATGTTTACTTGAACTTAAGCAGCAAGGTTTTGCTGATGCGCATATTGCGAAGTTACTAGCAGTGCGTGAGCACGAAGTCTACGAGCAGCGGCAAAGCTTCAACCTCAATGCCAGTTATAAACGAGTGGATAGTTGTGCAGCTGAGTTTGATACAAAAACCGCTTATTTATATTCGTGCTACGATAAAGAATGTGAGGCACAGCCGAGTGCTAAGCAAAAAATTATCATACTGGGCGGCGGTCCCAATCGTATCGGGCAAGGCATAGAGTTTGATTATTGTTGTGTGCATGCTTCGTTTGCGTTGCGCGAGGTCGGCTACGAGACGATCATGATCAACTGTAATCCTGAGACGGTTTCAACCGATTACGATATTTCCGACCGTCTTTATTTCGAACCGCTGGATTTTGAGCATGTCATGGAGGTAATCAAGACTGAGAGTCGCAATGGTGATCTGAAGGGCGTGGTTGTGCAGTATGGTGGTCAAACACCCTTGAACTTAACCCAGAGTTTGGCTGATGCAGGGGTACCCATCATCGGGAGTAGTGCTGATACCATCGCCTTGGCGGAGGATCGCAAACTTTTTCAGCAGTTAATACAACAGCTCGGATTGAAGCAACCACCTAGCGGTGTTGCACTCACCGAATCAGAGGCTTTAGATATCGCTGCTCGCATAGGGTATCCAATTATAGTTAGGCCTTCGTTCGTATTGGGTGGCCGTGCAATGAAGATCGTATACGACGAAGCTGAGCTCAAGCACTATATGTTGGAGGCAACTCAAGTATCTAAGGACAAGCCGGTGTTGATCGACCACTTTTTATCCGATGCGATAGAAGTTGATGTAGATGCTATCTGCGATGGTCAGAATGTGTTGGTCGGTGGCATCATGCAACACATAGAACAAGCTGGGGTACATTCAGGTGATTCGGCGTGTTCCATTCCACCTTATTCTTTGCCTATTGCTGTGCAGAGTGAACTCACTCGACAGATGAAAGTAATTGCACTAGCACTCAATATTAAAGGATTGATGAATGCACAATTTGCTATAAAGGGTGATGCAGTTTATGTGATAGAAGTTAACCCTCGTGCCTCACGCACGGTGCCGTTCGTCTCCAAAGCTATAGGTTTGCCGCTTGCTAAAATTGCTGCGCGTTGTATGGTGGATATAGATTTGAAAGAGCAAGGCTTTGTTGAAAACGACGAGGGTGTTTATGTAGTCAAGCAGTCGGCGCCAAGTTCTTTTCGTTTTGCGGTCAAGGAAGCAGTTTTTCCATTTAATAAATTTGTCGGTGTTGATCCTATTTTAGGACCTGAGATGCGTTCCACTGGAGAGGTCATGGGCAGCGGTAAAAGTTTTGGTGAGGCTTACGCTAAAGCACAACTAGCGGCCGGCAACAAGCTACCGCGCAGTGGTACAGTGATGATCAGCGTGCGTGATGCCGACAAAAAGGCAGTGTTGGAAATAGCGCAAAGTTTAATAGTCAAAGGTTTTGAGTTGGCAGCAACCCACGGCACGCAGCGCGCGCTCACTGATGCCGGTATAGTATGCCGGCCAGTCTATAAAGTCATTGAAGGGCTACGTCCCAATGTCGTTGATTTGATAGAGCAAGGACAAGTCTCTTTGGTTATTAACACCACCGAAGGCCGACAAGCGATCACTGACTCTCTAACTATACGCAGCAGCGCGGTACAAAATAGAGTATGCTACACTACTACAATCGCCGGAGCCTGCGCAATCGTAGAAGCACTGGAAGCCGCAGACTACGATGTGTATAGTTTATGA
- a CDS encoding calcium/sodium antiporter, which produces MALIIWSANLLIKGAVGIAQRYRISELIIGMVIVGLGTSAPEFFVSMLAALQGSTEVALGNAIGSNIANIGLGLGLAALVVPIYIKRPILYKKFIMLGVAIVAVWWLAMDSRLDWGDTLVLLSTLGQTTAVQANFELDIKDGLLLWLTLFVLMYWMVCTADAYEDDGQQRHHAGWLHIIIGSAILVVAAELIVWSAVGIANRFGVSELLVGLTMTALGTSLPEIVTSIVSAWKKREDIAVGNILGSNLFNGLGVIGAIAIVGGGQMSNEILYRDFLVSAVITILLLVLFLAPPRYSLYRFKGVLILIFFSAYIALLYHQEVSLVLK; this is translated from the coding sequence TTGGCTTTAATTATTTGGTCGGCGAATCTGCTCATCAAAGGTGCGGTAGGCATTGCACAACGCTACCGGATTTCCGAGTTGATTATCGGCATGGTCATCGTTGGTTTGGGCACTTCGGCACCTGAGTTTTTCGTTTCTATGCTGGCGGCATTGCAAGGCTCCACCGAAGTTGCGCTGGGCAATGCGATTGGTTCTAATATCGCAAATATAGGCTTGGGTTTGGGGTTGGCTGCGCTGGTCGTGCCGATATATATCAAGCGACCGATCTTGTATAAGAAATTTATCATGTTGGGTGTCGCTATCGTCGCAGTATGGTGGTTGGCGATGGATAGTCGGCTGGATTGGGGAGATACTCTAGTGTTGCTTAGTACACTTGGGCAGACAACCGCAGTGCAGGCAAATTTTGAACTTGACATCAAAGACGGCTTACTTTTGTGGTTGACATTATTCGTGCTGATGTATTGGATGGTGTGTACCGCAGATGCATACGAGGACGACGGACAGCAGCGGCATCACGCTGGTTGGTTGCATATTATAATAGGCTCCGCTATATTGGTGGTAGCAGCGGAATTGATAGTTTGGTCGGCGGTCGGCATCGCCAACCGTTTCGGAGTCAGTGAATTATTGGTCGGTTTGACGATGACTGCACTGGGCACTAGCTTGCCTGAGATAGTTACCTCAATAGTGAGTGCCTGGAAAAAACGCGAGGATATTGCAGTAGGCAATATTTTGGGTTCTAATTTATTCAACGGCTTAGGTGTTATTGGAGCGATTGCTATAGTCGGCGGCGGACAGATGAGCAACGAGATATTGTATAGAGACTTTCTGGTAAGTGCAGTGATAACCATACTACTACTGGTATTGTTCCTGGCTCCGCCGCGCTACAGCTTGTATCGCTTCAAAGGGGTATTGATATTGATTTTTTTTAGCGCCTATATAGCTTTGCTTTATCACCAAGAAGTCAGTTTGGTATTAAAATAG
- a CDS encoding aminotransferase class I/II-fold pyridoxal phosphate-dependent enzyme, with product MKLETIAVHSGYECEATTRAAVTPIYQTASYTFRDTQHGADLFDLKEVGNIYTRIMNPTTDVLEKRIAAMEGGVGALALSSGMAAITDAILTITSSGDNIISTSQLYGGTYNLFAHTLPRLGIEVRFTEDEKITDLVDDKTKLVFCESLGNPAGNVCDLVTLADNCHQCGIVLVVDNTVPTPCLCRPFEHGADIVVHSLTKYIGGHGNSIGGIIVDSGRFPWTEHADRYSVLIEPDPSYHGVSYTETMGTAAYIARARVVPLRNMGGALSPQNSFYFLQGLETMPLRVERHCANALAVARYLQSHAGVQWVNYAGLDDHPDKALVDSYLSGKASGILSFGIKGGSAAGAKFIDALQLILRLVNIGDVRSLACHPATTTHRQLTNDELKRAGVSADLVRLSIGIEHIDDILEDIEQALAKTA from the coding sequence ATGAAACTGGAAACTATTGCGGTACACAGTGGCTACGAATGTGAAGCGACGACGCGAGCTGCGGTCACACCAATTTATCAAACCGCTTCTTATACATTTAGAGACACCCAGCACGGCGCTGATTTGTTTGATTTGAAAGAGGTTGGGAATATCTATACGCGAATTATGAACCCGACGACTGATGTTTTGGAAAAACGGATCGCAGCGATGGAAGGCGGAGTCGGGGCGTTGGCGCTTTCATCCGGTATGGCAGCTATAACTGATGCGATACTCACGATCACTAGTAGCGGCGATAACATTATTTCTACCAGCCAGCTCTACGGTGGGACTTATAATTTATTTGCGCATACATTGCCGCGCTTGGGTATAGAAGTCCGCTTTACTGAGGATGAGAAGATAACCGATTTGGTCGACGATAAAACCAAATTGGTTTTTTGTGAGTCGCTAGGCAATCCGGCGGGTAATGTTTGCGATTTGGTGACACTGGCTGATAATTGCCATCAGTGCGGTATTGTTTTAGTCGTTGACAACACAGTACCGACACCGTGTCTGTGTCGTCCTTTTGAACACGGAGCTGATATCGTCGTCCATTCGTTGACTAAGTATATCGGTGGCCACGGCAATAGCATCGGTGGTATCATCGTCGATTCGGGACGCTTCCCGTGGACCGAACACGCCGACCGTTATTCGGTGCTGATAGAGCCCGATCCGTCGTATCACGGTGTTAGTTATACTGAAACTATGGGTACAGCCGCTTATATAGCCAGGGCGCGCGTTGTGCCACTACGCAATATGGGTGGCGCATTATCTCCGCAGAATAGCTTTTATTTTTTGCAAGGTTTGGAAACTATGCCGCTACGAGTAGAAAGACATTGTGCTAACGCGCTTGCGGTCGCCCGCTATCTACAATCACACGCAGGTGTGCAATGGGTTAATTATGCAGGCTTAGACGACCATCCTGATAAAGCATTGGTAGATAGCTATTTGAGCGGCAAGGCTTCCGGTATCCTGAGTTTTGGTATTAAAGGCGGATCTGCAGCAGGCGCAAAATTCATTGATGCTCTGCAGCTGATATTGCGCCTTGTCAATATCGGTGATGTTCGCTCATTAGCGTGTCATCCTGCTACGACGACGCATCGTCAACTCACTAACGATGAACTTAAACGCGCCGGTGTGTCGGCAGATCTTGTGCGATTATCAATAGGCATAGAGCATATAGACGACATCCTTGAAGATATAGAACAAGCCCTTGCTAAAACCGCATAA
- a CDS encoding KpsF/GutQ family sugar-phosphate isomerase produces MAFDSDKIKQLALKVLDIEAQAIRRLQPQIDDKFIAACHCLIECRGRIILIGIGKSGHIANKISSTLSSTGSKSFYLHPAEASHGDLGMIDSDDVAIIISYSGETAEINTLLPALKSIAVKTIALTGAINSTLARAVDVCLNTHVEQEACPLGLAPTASTVAALAMGDALAIALLQSKGFTTEDFARSHPGGYLGRKLLLKVADLMRTGDAVPKVLASTLLIDALYEISAKGMGMTLIISDAGQVVGVFTDGDLRRALNRNTKLLQTSIAQLMTHPYQSVVADTLAVEALQLMQKKKVNALPVFDLEGQLLGAINMHDLIQAGLV; encoded by the coding sequence ATGGCATTCGACTCGGATAAAATCAAACAACTGGCGTTAAAAGTCTTAGATATAGAAGCGCAGGCAATCCGCAGACTGCAACCGCAGATCGACGACAAATTTATTGCTGCGTGTCATTGCTTAATAGAATGTCGCGGTCGTATTATTTTAATCGGCATCGGCAAATCGGGTCATATTGCGAACAAAATCAGTTCTACATTATCTAGTACTGGTAGCAAATCTTTTTATTTGCATCCGGCCGAGGCCAGCCACGGTGATTTAGGTATGATTGATAGCGACGATGTCGCTATCATAATTTCGTATTCGGGGGAGACTGCAGAGATTAATACTTTGTTGCCAGCGTTGAAAAGTATTGCGGTCAAGACCATTGCGTTGACCGGTGCTATCAACTCTACCTTAGCGCGTGCGGTTGATGTTTGCTTGAATACCCATGTTGAACAAGAGGCCTGTCCACTGGGTTTGGCGCCAACTGCGAGTACCGTTGCAGCCCTGGCAATGGGTGATGCGCTTGCCATTGCTTTATTGCAGAGCAAGGGTTTTACGACCGAAGATTTTGCTCGCTCTCATCCAGGAGGGTATTTAGGTAGAAAGTTATTGCTCAAAGTTGCTGATTTAATGCGCACTGGAGATGCTGTTCCTAAAGTACTCGCATCTACGCTATTGATAGATGCGTTGTATGAAATATCAGCTAAAGGTATGGGGATGACTCTGATCATCAGCGATGCCGGTCAGGTGGTGGGTGTTTTTACCGATGGTGATCTGAGACGGGCATTGAACCGTAATACCAAACTTCTACAAACATCTATCGCCCAATTGATGACTCATCCTTACCAATCGGTCGTAGCGGATACGCTTGCAGTAGAAGCGTTGCAACTTATGCAGAAAAAGAAAGTGAATGCGCTTCCAGTTTTTGATCTAGAAGGTCAGCTGTTGGGGGCGATTAATATGCACGATCTCATACAAGCCGGACTCGTCTAG